Proteins from a genomic interval of Streptomyces sp. SID8374:
- a CDS encoding non-ribosomal peptide synthetase/type I polyketide synthase yields the protein MADANNRALRDKVAIVGMGCRLPGGASDHRTFWRNLMAGKDCITPTPPDRYDVTTLGSRFRDKPGRLVGSRGGYIDGFDEFDPAFFGISPREADHMDPQQRKLLEVAWETLEDGGQRPADLAGENVAVYVGAFTLDYKILQFADLGFTSLAAHTATGTMMTMVSNRISYCFDFRGPSLSIDTACSSSLVAVHLACQALGRGETDLALAGGTLLNLAPQYTIAETKGGFLSPEGRSRTFDAGADGYVRAEGVGLVALKRLEDAVRDGDRIHAVILGSGVNQDGHTNGITVPNPDAQVSLIRRVCAEAGIAPGELQYMEAHGTSTPVGDPIEAGALARALAIGRKPGTRAYVGSVKTNIGHTESAAGIAGLIKTVLCLKHGTIPPHINLERLNPAIDQASLPYEIPTRPTPWPDHDGPARAGVNSFGFGGTNAHVVLEEAPPLPQDSAPSTERAWSILPLSARHPEALPELAAGIRAELAGENGPAVALPDLGHTLAHRRQHLPHRLSVVHSSRASLDEALAALQRGEAHPRVVQDRARDAEARRLVWVFTGMGPQWWGMGRQLLHDEPVFRDAVTACDHALREFADWSLIEELTAEESASRMAETWLAQPANFALQVGLAALWRSYGVRPDAVVGHSTGEIAAFHEAGVYSLRDAARIAVHRSRLQQTLAGTGTMLAVSLTEEEAERRVRPYRDRVSVAAVNSPTSITLAGEADALALLAEELRAEQLFAKFLTVQVPYHSVGMERIKDELLTALAPLEPRPAHLPLYLTGSEGVAEGSELDADYWWRNVRDRVRFRSAVDRLAGDGHQVFLEIGPHPVLGHAIRECLEATGAAGLTLPSIRRQEDESERFALSLASLHNLGADIDWDVLQPSGRPVTLPPHPFRRDRHWTEPPAVAKVRLGRIDHPLLGRRTDRTEPAWQARLDTESLPYLADHRIQDTVVFPAAGYIEMATQAVLRLTGGTAAVLADIDLRKALFLPDGEDRTVEVSLSLEDAAFTIASPATGDDGERTVHASGIVRTGQRRRTGAPLDAAAIRARTVRRLAGPDCYTALAGLGYHYGPAFRAIEEVWIGAGEVLARIRPPEGVDASGHHLHPVLLDACFQALLTPQLLQDPAPGAGIRLPLSLAEVALGPIGDQPLWVHATLRPADADTTLGDITLYADDGTPFGRIEGFRAADVEKAATAVARTTIDSWLAETVWTEVPELGEEDPLAPAGIAARDHGWLVLADTQGVADAFSTLAAARGERCHLVRRGEAYAGAGPDGSFTVNPGSTADLERLFADLDRDGEPFRGAVLHLWNLDRPSLAACDRQAVRDHAGPGSYSLIALARTLLARGLGGRLHIVTRGAQPVLPDEPVEPLGAPAWGVGRVLRHQELTDHRGKLIDLDPERRPGPEGALAEAEALLREVLTDDEEEIALREGVRRTSRLRQAEGLTRPLPLRLRADGSYLVTGAFGALGRLLCRTLVQRGARRLILVGRTPVPAREKWGSTDPATAEGRAVELLRELETLGAQAVLAPLDITDEDALTTWLDAYRRAGSPPVRGVFHLAGQVRDTLVTDLDRPAFDAVHDPKTVGAHLLHRHLRDEPLDHFVLFASIASLLTTAGQTNYAAGNAFLDALAHHRRAQGLPALSLDWGPWATGMIEELGLVDHYLHSRGMSSLAPDAGMAVLERVIGQDHAQLVVATVVNWPTFLAWYPSPPPLVTALAAAAAPPPAAERAGGFLDTFRTADEATRRSLVAERFATLSGAVLRTGTDRIDPAEGLGQLGLDSLLAMELRARIHAELGVALPVVALLSGTPAGELAAQLHDGLAELAAADGSHTTGRAVELHDDPACYPLTQNQKALWFLKHLNPDGYAYNIGGAVEVHVALEPDLMFEAVRRLIARHPALRTNFLLEDGQAVQRVSEDTEPDLALFDVQGEEWETIHATIVAEYRKPYDLAHDPLVRFRLFKRGHDRWVIMKAVHHIVSDAISTFTFIEELFQVYEDLRQGREPQLPPVEARYLDFLNQQNTFLAGREAAGMLDYWRSHLPAEVPLLDLPTDKPRPAVQTHNGASEFFVLDAELSARVHALARAQNVTPFMVLLSAYYLLLHRYSGQDHIVVGSPVTGRTRQDFASVYGYFVNPLPLHADLTGEPTVAELLEQVRRTVLGGLDNQEYPFVLLVDELGLQHDPSRSAVFQAMFILLTHKVATEQYGYRLEYIELPEEEGQFDITLSAYEDEAENRFHCVFKYNTDLFLPQTMRRMAAHYTRLLDHMTRAPGEHPASRLEMLDAEEREQLVGEWSRPALPAAAADSPFTPVHGLIGAVATAHPSSVAVTMPLPGGGARRLTYGELERRAADVAARLRTLGVTAGSVVVVCLDKSPELIVTLLAVLKAGGAYLPLRPDQPADRIAHLVRATGAGLVIVSGEPAREGTAALPVITLTLDALHATEPHPEGPGQNTAPDSTAYVITTSGSTGRPKAVRVSHRNLASAYGAWLQEYRLETDVRVHLQMAEPSFDVFTGDLVRTLCSGGNLVLADRDLLFDTARLYRTMRQERVDCAEFVPAVVRGLMDHCVRERLRLDFLRLLVVGSDAWKVGEYQRLSELCGPATRLVNSYGLTEATIDSAYFEGPVDDLEPGLMVPIGRPLPNSTLHVLDAHGEPVPPGVPGELWIGGDGVALGYAGDPEQTADRFVTRTLSKARAARPERLYRTGDIARWDAHGRVHLLGRTDGQVKLRGHRIEIGEIEAHLAQWPPLARAVVTVATDTGGEAALCAYCVPATPGTALDRRALRRHLAGSLPSYMIPSYFVELPALPLTANGKIDTAALPAPRAETGERPHEEPVTLYETSVARHWKALLRLEQVGLEDDFFEVGGSSIKLIELLHLLRTEFGVSVPVSRLYQVTTLHGMAATVEEVLHSTSTDELPYLTFNSGQSPHLFCFPPAGGHGLVYRGLAAQLPEYAVIGFNYLPGDDKVARYADLVEAARPEGAILLLGYSLGGNLAFETAKELERRGRRVGHVVILDSRRIMERYEPGDEGIRAFEAELADHLRKHTGSEAVTRETLAHAAEYLTFCGRTPNTGTVDAPVSVITDEEKTALYAAGEHGTWHGSSTATTVVLRGSGVHADMLDPKHLARNAALVRTVLTGDAAHGG from the coding sequence ATGGCCGACGCGAACAACCGGGCATTACGCGACAAGGTGGCGATCGTCGGGATGGGCTGCCGCCTCCCCGGTGGCGCCTCGGACCACCGGACGTTCTGGCGCAACCTGATGGCGGGCAAGGACTGCATCACGCCCACCCCGCCCGACCGGTACGACGTGACCACACTCGGCAGCCGGTTCCGGGACAAACCAGGGCGCCTCGTCGGCAGCCGCGGCGGATACATCGACGGCTTCGACGAGTTCGACCCCGCGTTCTTCGGCATCAGCCCCCGAGAGGCCGACCACATGGACCCCCAGCAGCGAAAGCTGCTGGAGGTGGCCTGGGAGACCCTGGAGGACGGCGGCCAGCGCCCCGCCGACCTGGCCGGGGAGAACGTCGCCGTGTACGTCGGCGCGTTCACCCTGGACTACAAGATCCTCCAGTTCGCGGACCTGGGCTTCACCTCGCTGGCCGCCCACACTGCGACCGGCACCATGATGACGATGGTGTCGAACCGGATCTCGTACTGCTTCGACTTCCGCGGCCCCAGCCTCTCCATCGACACCGCGTGCAGCTCCTCCCTGGTCGCCGTCCACCTCGCCTGCCAGGCCCTCGGCCGGGGCGAGACCGATCTCGCGCTCGCGGGCGGCACCCTGCTGAACCTGGCCCCGCAGTACACGATCGCCGAGACGAAGGGCGGCTTCCTGTCGCCCGAGGGCCGCTCCCGTACGTTCGACGCGGGCGCCGACGGCTATGTACGGGCCGAGGGCGTCGGCCTGGTCGCGCTGAAGCGCCTGGAGGACGCCGTCCGCGACGGGGACCGCATCCACGCGGTCATCCTCGGCAGCGGGGTCAACCAGGACGGCCACACCAACGGCATCACCGTGCCCAACCCCGACGCACAGGTCTCCCTCATCCGCCGCGTCTGCGCCGAGGCGGGCATCGCCCCCGGCGAGCTCCAGTACATGGAGGCGCACGGCACCTCCACCCCCGTCGGCGACCCGATCGAGGCGGGCGCCCTCGCCCGCGCCCTGGCCATCGGACGCAAGCCGGGCACCCGCGCCTACGTCGGCTCCGTGAAGACCAACATCGGGCACACCGAGTCCGCCGCCGGGATCGCCGGGCTGATCAAGACCGTCCTCTGCCTCAAGCACGGAACGATCCCGCCCCACATCAACCTGGAGCGCCTCAACCCCGCCATCGACCAGGCCTCACTGCCGTACGAGATCCCCACCCGGCCGACCCCCTGGCCCGACCACGACGGACCCGCCCGGGCAGGCGTCAACTCGTTCGGGTTCGGCGGCACCAACGCCCATGTCGTCCTGGAGGAGGCCCCACCGCTCCCGCAGGACAGCGCCCCTTCCACCGAACGGGCCTGGAGCATCCTGCCGTTGAGCGCCCGGCACCCGGAAGCGCTCCCGGAGCTGGCCGCCGGCATCCGCGCCGAACTGGCCGGTGAGAACGGCCCCGCCGTCGCCCTGCCCGACCTCGGCCACACCCTGGCCCACCGCCGCCAGCACCTCCCGCACCGGCTCTCCGTCGTCCACTCCTCCCGCGCCTCCCTCGACGAGGCGCTCGCCGCCCTCCAGCGCGGCGAGGCCCACCCCCGGGTCGTCCAGGACCGCGCGCGGGACGCCGAAGCGCGGCGCCTGGTCTGGGTCTTCACCGGCATGGGCCCCCAGTGGTGGGGCATGGGCCGCCAACTCCTCCACGACGAACCGGTGTTCCGCGACGCGGTCACCGCATGCGACCACGCCCTGCGGGAGTTCGCCGACTGGTCCCTGATCGAGGAGCTGACCGCCGAGGAGTCCGCCTCGCGCATGGCCGAGACCTGGCTCGCGCAGCCCGCCAACTTCGCCCTCCAGGTCGGTCTCGCCGCCCTGTGGAGGTCGTACGGCGTGCGCCCGGACGCCGTCGTCGGACACAGCACCGGCGAGATCGCCGCCTTCCACGAGGCGGGCGTCTACTCCCTCCGGGACGCGGCCCGGATCGCGGTGCACCGCAGCCGCCTCCAGCAGACCCTCGCCGGGACGGGCACCATGCTCGCGGTGAGCCTGACGGAGGAGGAGGCCGAGCGCCGGGTGCGGCCCTACCGGGACCGGGTCTCGGTCGCCGCCGTCAACAGCCCCACCTCCATCACGCTGGCCGGGGAGGCGGACGCCCTGGCGCTGCTGGCCGAGGAGTTGCGGGCCGAGCAGCTGTTCGCCAAGTTCCTCACCGTACAAGTTCCCTACCACAGCGTCGGAATGGAGCGGATCAAGGACGAACTGCTCACGGCACTGGCCCCCTTGGAGCCGCGCCCGGCTCACCTCCCGCTCTACCTCACGGGCAGCGAAGGGGTGGCCGAGGGAAGCGAGTTGGACGCCGACTACTGGTGGCGGAACGTCCGCGACCGGGTGAGGTTCCGGTCCGCCGTGGACCGCCTCGCGGGCGACGGGCACCAGGTGTTCCTGGAGATCGGCCCGCACCCGGTCCTCGGCCATGCCATCCGCGAGTGCCTGGAGGCCACCGGGGCGGCCGGGCTGACCCTGCCCTCGATCCGCCGCCAGGAGGACGAGAGCGAGCGGTTCGCGCTCTCCCTCGCCTCCCTGCACAACCTGGGCGCCGACATCGACTGGGACGTCCTCCAACCCTCCGGCCGGCCCGTCACCCTGCCCCCTCACCCCTTCCGGCGCGACCGGCACTGGACCGAGCCCCCGGCCGTCGCGAAGGTCCGCCTGGGCCGGATCGACCACCCCCTCCTCGGCCGCCGCACCGACCGCACCGAACCGGCCTGGCAGGCCCGCCTGGACACCGAGTCCCTGCCCTACCTGGCCGACCACCGCATCCAGGACACCGTGGTGTTCCCCGCCGCCGGATACATCGAGATGGCGACCCAGGCCGTCCTGCGGCTCACCGGTGGCACGGCAGCCGTCCTCGCCGACATCGACCTGCGCAAGGCGCTCTTCCTGCCCGACGGCGAGGACCGGACCGTGGAGGTGTCGCTCTCCCTGGAGGACGCGGCCTTCACGATCGCCTCGCCCGCGACCGGGGACGACGGGGAGCGGACCGTCCACGCGAGCGGCATCGTCCGCACCGGGCAGCGCCGCAGGACCGGCGCCCCTCTGGACGCCGCCGCGATCCGGGCCCGTACCGTACGCCGACTCGCCGGCCCCGACTGCTACACCGCGCTGGCCGGGCTCGGCTACCACTACGGCCCCGCCTTCCGGGCCATCGAGGAGGTGTGGATCGGCGCCGGGGAAGTCCTCGCCAGGATCCGCCCGCCCGAGGGGGTCGACGCCTCCGGCCACCACCTCCACCCGGTCCTCCTCGACGCCTGCTTCCAGGCGCTGCTGACCCCGCAACTCCTCCAGGACCCGGCACCGGGGGCAGGCATCAGGCTGCCGCTCTCGCTGGCCGAGGTCGCCCTCGGCCCCATCGGCGACCAGCCGCTCTGGGTGCACGCCACCCTGCGCCCCGCCGACGCGGACACCACGCTCGGGGACATCACCCTGTACGCCGACGACGGCACCCCGTTCGGCCGGATCGAGGGGTTCCGCGCCGCCGACGTGGAGAAGGCGGCGACCGCCGTCGCCCGGACCACCATCGACTCCTGGCTCGCGGAGACGGTCTGGACGGAGGTCCCGGAGCTGGGGGAGGAAGACCCGCTCGCGCCCGCAGGGATAGCGGCCCGGGACCACGGCTGGCTGGTCCTCGCCGACACCCAGGGCGTCGCCGACGCCTTCTCCACCCTCGCCGCCGCCCGGGGCGAGCGCTGCCACCTGGTGCGCCGGGGCGAGGCGTACGCCGGAGCGGGCCCGGACGGCTCGTTCACCGTGAACCCCGGGTCCACCGCCGACCTGGAGCGCCTCTTCGCCGACCTGGACCGGGACGGCGAGCCGTTCCGCGGGGCCGTCCTGCACCTGTGGAACCTGGACCGGCCCTCCCTCGCCGCCTGCGACCGGCAGGCCGTCCGCGACCACGCGGGCCCGGGCTCGTACTCCCTGATCGCCCTGGCCCGGACCCTGCTCGCCCGGGGCCTCGGCGGCAGGCTGCACATCGTCACCCGGGGCGCCCAGCCCGTCCTGCCCGACGAACCCGTCGAACCCCTCGGGGCCCCCGCATGGGGCGTCGGCCGCGTCCTGCGCCACCAGGAATTGACCGACCACCGGGGCAAGTTGATCGACCTCGACCCCGAGCGGCGGCCCGGTCCGGAAGGTGCCCTCGCCGAAGCGGAGGCGCTCCTGCGCGAGGTGCTGACCGACGACGAGGAGGAGATCGCCCTACGTGAGGGCGTACGCCGCACCAGCCGCCTCCGCCAGGCCGAAGGCCTGACCCGGCCGCTGCCGCTGCGGCTGCGGGCCGACGGGAGCTATCTGGTGACCGGGGCCTTCGGCGCGCTCGGCCGGCTGCTCTGCCGCACCCTCGTCCAACGCGGGGCGCGCAGGCTCATCCTGGTGGGGCGTACGCCGGTGCCCGCCCGCGAGAAGTGGGGCTCCACCGACCCCGCCACCGCCGAGGGCCGGGCGGTGGAACTGCTCCGTGAGCTGGAGACGCTCGGCGCCCAGGCCGTCCTGGCCCCCCTCGACATCACCGACGAGGACGCCCTGACCACCTGGCTGGACGCCTACCGGCGCGCCGGCTCCCCTCCCGTACGCGGGGTTTTCCATCTCGCCGGACAGGTCCGCGACACCCTGGTCACCGACCTGGACCGGCCCGCCTTCGACGCCGTCCACGACCCCAAGACCGTCGGCGCCCACCTCCTCCACCGCCACCTGCGGGACGAACCCCTCGACCACTTCGTCCTCTTCGCCTCCATCGCCTCCCTGCTCACCACCGCCGGCCAGACCAACTACGCGGCGGGCAACGCCTTCCTGGACGCGCTGGCCCACCACCGCCGGGCCCAGGGCCTGCCCGCGCTCAGCCTGGACTGGGGCCCCTGGGCCACCGGCATGATCGAGGAACTCGGCCTGGTCGACCACTACCTGCACAGCCGGGGCATGAGCTCCCTGGCCCCCGACGCGGGCATGGCCGTCCTGGAACGCGTCATCGGCCAGGACCACGCCCAACTCGTCGTCGCCACCGTCGTCAACTGGCCCACCTTCCTGGCCTGGTACCCCTCCCCGCCCCCGCTCGTCACCGCCCTCGCAGCAGCGGCCGCCCCACCCCCGGCCGCCGAGCGGGCCGGCGGCTTCCTCGACACCTTCCGTACCGCCGACGAAGCAACCCGCCGCTCCCTGGTGGCCGAGCGCTTCGCCACCCTCTCCGGCGCCGTCCTGCGCACCGGCACCGACCGCATCGACCCCGCCGAAGGCCTCGGCCAACTGGGACTCGACTCCCTGCTCGCCATGGAGCTGCGCGCCCGCATCCACGCCGAGCTCGGCGTCGCCCTGCCCGTGGTCGCCCTGCTCAGCGGGACCCCGGCCGGAGAGCTGGCCGCACAGCTCCACGACGGCCTGGCGGAACTCGCCGCGGCCGACGGCTCCCACACCACCGGCCGGGCCGTCGAACTCCACGACGACCCCGCGTGCTACCCGCTGACCCAGAACCAGAAGGCCCTCTGGTTCCTCAAGCACCTCAACCCCGACGGGTACGCCTACAACATCGGCGGAGCCGTCGAGGTGCATGTCGCCCTCGAACCGGACCTGATGTTCGAGGCCGTCCGCCGCCTCATCGCCCGCCACCCCGCTCTGCGCACCAACTTCCTGCTGGAGGACGGGCAGGCCGTGCAGCGGGTCTCCGAGGACACCGAACCGGACCTCGCTCTCTTCGACGTCCAGGGCGAGGAGTGGGAGACCATCCACGCCACCATCGTCGCCGAGTACCGCAAGCCCTACGACCTGGCCCACGACCCCCTGGTCCGCTTCCGCCTCTTCAAGCGCGGGCACGACCGCTGGGTCATCATGAAGGCCGTCCACCACATCGTCTCGGACGCCATCTCCACGTTCACCTTCATCGAGGAACTCTTCCAGGTCTACGAGGACCTGCGGCAGGGCCGGGAACCCCAACTGCCGCCCGTGGAAGCCCGCTACCTCGACTTCCTCAACCAGCAGAACACCTTCCTCGCCGGACGCGAGGCCGCCGGGATGCTGGACTACTGGCGCTCGCACCTCCCCGCCGAGGTCCCCCTCCTGGACCTCCCCACCGACAAGCCGCGCCCGGCCGTCCAGACGCACAACGGAGCCTCCGAGTTCTTCGTGCTGGACGCCGAACTCAGCGCCCGCGTGCACGCCTTGGCCCGCGCCCAGAACGTCACGCCGTTCATGGTGCTGCTGAGCGCGTACTACCTGCTGCTCCACCGCTACTCGGGTCAGGACCACATCGTCGTCGGCTCCCCGGTGACCGGCCGCACCCGGCAGGACTTCGCCTCCGTCTACGGCTACTTCGTCAACCCGCTCCCGCTCCACGCCGACCTCACCGGCGAGCCCACGGTCGCCGAACTCCTGGAGCAGGTCCGCCGGACGGTGCTCGGCGGCCTGGACAACCAGGAGTACCCGTTCGTCCTGCTCGTCGACGAGCTGGGCCTCCAGCACGACCCCAGCCGCTCGGCCGTCTTCCAGGCGATGTTCATCCTCCTCACCCACAAGGTCGCCACCGAGCAGTACGGCTACCGGCTGGAGTACATCGAACTACCGGAGGAGGAAGGCCAGTTCGACATCACCCTCTCGGCCTACGAGGACGAGGCGGAGAACCGCTTCCACTGCGTCTTCAAGTACAACACCGACCTCTTCCTCCCCCAGACCATGCGCCGCATGGCCGCCCACTACACCCGCCTCCTCGACCACATGACCCGGGCGCCCGGCGAACACCCCGCCTCACGGCTGGAGATGCTGGACGCGGAGGAACGCGAACAGCTGGTGGGGGAGTGGAGCCGCCCCGCCCTGCCTGCCGCCGCCGCGGATTCGCCGTTCACCCCGGTCCACGGGCTGATCGGCGCGGTCGCCACCGCCCACCCCTCGTCGGTCGCCGTCACCATGCCGCTCCCGGGCGGCGGCGCCCGCCGGCTGACCTACGGGGAGCTGGAGCGGCGGGCCGCCGACGTGGCCGCCCGGCTGCGCACCCTGGGCGTCACGGCCGGGTCGGTGGTCGTCGTCTGCCTGGACAAGTCGCCGGAGCTGATCGTCACCCTGCTCGCCGTGCTGAAGGCGGGCGGCGCCTATCTGCCGCTGCGGCCCGACCAGCCCGCCGACCGCATCGCCCACCTCGTCCGGGCCACCGGAGCGGGCCTCGTCATCGTCTCCGGCGAGCCCGCCCGCGAGGGAACCGCCGCGCTGCCCGTCATCACCCTGACCCTCGACGCCCTGCACGCGACCGAGCCGCACCCGGAGGGCCCCGGGCAGAACACGGCACCGGACTCGACCGCGTACGTCATCACCACCTCCGGCTCCACCGGCCGCCCCAAGGCCGTCCGGGTCAGCCACCGCAACCTCGCTTCCGCGTACGGGGCCTGGCTTCAGGAGTACCGGCTGGAGACCGACGTCCGGGTGCACCTCCAGATGGCCGAGCCGTCGTTCGACGTGTTCACCGGCGACCTGGTCCGCACGCTCTGCTCGGGCGGCAACCTCGTCCTGGCCGACCGGGACCTCCTCTTCGACACCGCACGCCTGTACCGGACGATGCGTCAGGAGCGGGTCGACTGCGCGGAGTTCGTTCCGGCGGTGGTGCGTGGGCTGATGGACCACTGCGTACGGGAGCGGCTGCGGCTGGACTTCCTGCGGCTGCTGGTGGTCGGCTCGGACGCCTGGAAGGTGGGGGAGTACCAGAGGCTGAGCGAGCTGTGCGGTCCGGCGACGCGGCTCGTCAACTCCTACGGCCTCACCGAGGCGACCATCGACAGCGCCTACTTCGAGGGGCCCGTCGACGACCTGGAACCAGGCCTGATGGTCCCGATCGGCCGCCCCCTGCCCAACAGCACCCTCCACGTCCTGGACGCCCACGGCGAACCCGTCCCGCCCGGCGTCCCCGGCGAGCTGTGGATCGGCGGCGACGGGGTCGCGCTCGGCTATGCCGGAGACCCCGAGCAGACGGCGGACCGCTTCGTCACCCGTACGCTCAGCAAGGCGCGGGCCGCCCGGCCCGAACGGCTCTACCGGACCGGCGACATCGCCCGCTGGGACGCCCACGGCCGCGTCCATCTGCTGGGCCGCACCGACGGCCAGGTCAAACTGCGCGGCCACCGCATCGAGATCGGCGAGATCGAGGCCCACCTCGCCCAGTGGCCCCCGCTCGCCCGGGCCGTCGTCACCGTCGCCACCGACACCGGGGGAGAGGCCGCGCTCTGCGCCTACTGCGTACCGGCGACCCCGGGCACCGCACTCGACCGGCGGGCCCTGCGCCGCCACCTGGCCGGCTCGCTGCCCTCGTACATGATCCCGTCGTACTTCGTCGAACTGCCCGCCCTGCCGCTCACCGCCAACGGCAAGATCGACACCGCCGCGCTGCCCGCACCCCGGGCCGAGACCGGGGAGCGCCCCCACGAGGAGCCGGTGACGCTCTACGAGACCAGCGTGGCCCGGCACTGGAAGGCGCTGCTGCGGCTCGAACAGGTGGGTCTGGAGGACGACTTCTTCGAGGTCGGCGGCTCCTCCATCAAGCTCATCGAACTCCTCCACCTGCTGCGCACCGAGTTCGGCGTCAGCGTCCCCGTCAGCCGCCTCTACCAGGTCACCACCCTCCACGGCATGGCCGCCACCGTGGAGGAGGTCCTGCACAGCACCAGCACCGACGAACTGCCGTATCTGACCTTCAACTCCGGCCAGTCGCCGCACCTCTTCTGCTTCCCGCCCGCCGGCGGCCACGGACTCGTCTACCGGGGCCTCGCCGCGCAGCTCCCGGAGTACGCCGTCATCGGCTTCAACTACCTCCCCGGCGACGACAAGGTGGCCCGCTACGCCGACCTCGTCGAAGCCGCCCGGCCCGAGGGCGCCATCCTGCTCCTCGGCTACTCCCTCGGCGGCAACCTCGCCTTCGAGACAGCGAAGGAGCTGGAGCGGCGCGGACGGCGGGTGGGCCATGTCGTCATCCTCGACTCCCGGCGCATCATGGAGCGTTACGAGCCCGGGGACGAGGGCATCCGCGCCTTCGAGGCCGAACTCGCCGACCACCTGCGCAAACACACCGGGTCGGAAGCCGTCACCCGCGAGACCCTCGCGCATGCCGCGGAGTACCTCACCTTCTGCGGCCGTACGCCCAACACCGGGACGGTGGACGCCCCGGTCAGCGTGATCACCGACGAGGAGAAGACCGCCCTGTACGCGGCCGGTGAGCACGGCACCTGGCACGGCAGCTCCACCGCCACCACCGTGGTGCTGCGCGGCTCCGGCGTCCACGCCGACATGCTGGACCCCAAGCACCTCGCCCGCAACGCCGCCCTGGTCCGCACCGTACTGACGGGAGACGCGGCCCATGGCGGATGA
- a CDS encoding NAD(P)/FAD-dependent oxidoreductase, with protein sequence MADDPSTVETAPDDWSSRERIPGTPPRVIVIGAGVAGLSTGCYAQMSGARTRIFEKHVLPGGCCTAWSRDGYLFDYCIEWLIGTAPGNDAHQVWRELGALDGKTVTNFELFNKAEDESGRSVTFYNDPDRLEAHLLAISPADAPLIRAFTRDLRRFIAIELYPFLTAPALRTVRERAATLRTVLPAFRLFWRTAATPMHVFADKFQDPLLRRAFRNIFFQDPEGFPLLPYLFNMAAAYHLNAGFPQGGSLGLSRSIEERYLSLGGHVTYRARTEKILVENDRAIGVELRNGQRYFAEHVVSAADGHTTVHGLLGGRYTGPRIDKLYTDLLQRPGTLFPAVVSAFVGLRGDFDPGEAHSTTHLLADEEGKRLPGALQNSLVVQARSRYSDGFAPPGHSVLHCTYFSDYTYWKELRTRNRKEYRQRKHEVADFVRTFLERRHPGINDRIDLVDVASPATTHRYTGNHNGSILAWKAFSDADDVSARLVGKDRMRLPGLTGFSMAGQWVGMGGLIRAASTGRFAVQYLCRELGLEFRAWESEATEPWHTGKLGKLPQLDRWSAREDTSS encoded by the coding sequence ATGGCGGATGACCCGAGCACCGTCGAAACCGCGCCCGACGACTGGAGCAGCCGCGAGCGCATCCCCGGCACCCCGCCCCGCGTCATCGTCATCGGCGCGGGCGTGGCCGGCCTCTCCACCGGCTGCTACGCCCAGATGAGCGGCGCAAGGACCCGGATCTTCGAGAAGCACGTACTGCCCGGGGGCTGCTGCACCGCCTGGTCGCGGGACGGCTACCTCTTCGACTACTGCATCGAGTGGCTGATCGGCACCGCGCCCGGCAACGACGCCCACCAGGTGTGGCGGGAGCTGGGCGCCCTCGACGGCAAGACCGTCACCAACTTCGAGCTGTTCAACAAGGCCGAGGACGAGAGCGGCCGTTCGGTCACCTTCTACAACGACCCGGACCGGCTGGAAGCGCATCTGCTGGCGATCTCACCGGCCGACGCACCCCTGATCCGGGCCTTCACCCGTGACCTGAGGCGGTTCATCGCCATCGAGTTGTACCCGTTCCTGACGGCACCCGCCCTGCGGACCGTACGGGAGCGGGCGGCGACCCTGCGCACGGTGCTGCCGGCCTTCCGCCTCTTCTGGCGGACGGCCGCCACCCCGATGCACGTCTTCGCCGACAAGTTCCAGGACCCGCTGCTGCGCCGGGCCTTCCGCAACATCTTCTTCCAGGACCCGGAGGGCTTCCCGCTCCTGCCGTACCTGTTCAACATGGCGGCGGCTTACCACCTCAACGCCGGTTTCCCGCAAGGCGGTTCGCTCGGCCTCTCGCGCTCCATCGAAGAGCGCTACCTGAGCCTGGGCGGACACGTCACCTACCGGGCCCGCACGGAGAAGATCCTGGTCGAGAACGACCGGGCGATCGGCGTCGAACTCCGCAACGGGCAGAGGTACTTCGCCGAGCACGTCGTCTCCGCCGCCGACGGGCACACCACCGTCCACGGGCTGCTCGGCGGGCGGTACACCGGACCCAGGATCGACAAGCTCTACACCGACCTCCTCCAGCGCCCCGGCACCCTCTTCCCCGCGGTCGTCTCCGCCTTCGTCGGCCTGCGCGGCGACTTCGACCCCGGCGAGGCCCACAGCACCACCCACCTCCTGGCCGACGAGGAAGGCAAGCGGCTCCCCGGCGCCCTCCAGAACAGCCTGGTCGTCCAGGCGCGCTCCCGCTACTCCGACGGCTTCGCGCCCCCCGGCCACTCCGTCCTGCACTGCACCTACTTCAGCGACTACACCTACTGGAAGGAGCTGCGCACCCGGAACCGCAAGGAGTACCGCCAACGCAAGCACGAGGTCGCCGACTTCGTCCGCACCTTCCTGGAGCGCCGCCACCCCGGCATCAACGACCGCATCGACCTCGTCGACGTGGCCTCACCCGCCACCACCCACCGCTACACCGGCAACCACAACGGCTCCATCCTCGCCTGGAAGGCCTTCTCCGACGCCGACGACGTCTCCGCCCGCCTGGTCGGGAAGGACCGGATGCGGCTCCCCGGCCTCACCGGCTTCTCCATGGCCGGGCAGTGGGTCGGCATGGGCGGCCTGATCCGCGCCGCCTCCACCGGCCGCTTCGCCGTCCAGTACCTCTGCCGCGAACTCGGCCTGGAATTCCGGGCGTGGGAGAGCGAGGCCACCGAGCCCTGGCACACCGGAAAGCTGGGAAAGCTGCCCCAGCTGGACCGGTGGTCAGCACGGGAGGACACCAGTTCATGA